The Camelus dromedarius isolate mCamDro1 chromosome 1, mCamDro1.pat, whole genome shotgun sequence genome has a window encoding:
- the RBM46 gene encoding probable RNA-binding protein 46 has product MNEENIDGTNGCSKVRTGTQNEAALLALMEKTGYNMVQENGQRKFGGPPPGWEGPPPPRGCEVFVGKIPRDMYEDELVPVFERAGKIYEFRLMMEFSGENRGYAFVMYTTKEEAQLAIRILNNYEIRPGKFIGVCVSLDNCRLFIGAIPKEKKKEEILDEMKKVTEGVVDVIVYPSATDKTKNRGFAFVEYESHRAAAMARRKLIPGTFQLWGHTIQVDWADPEKEVDEETMQRVKVLYVRNLMISTTEETIKAEFNKFKPGAVERVKKLRDYAFVHFFNRDDAVSAMSVMNGKCIDGASIEVTLAKPVNKENTWRQHLNGQISPNSENLIVFANKEESYPKTLGKPLTLPARLNGQHSPSPTEIERCAYPFYPGTKLTPISMYSLKSNHFNSAVMHLDYYCNKNNWAPPEYYLYSTTSQDGKVLLVYKIVIPAIANGSQSYFMPDKLCTTLEDAKELAAQFTLLHLDREHSLFSLDLCRRIWRK; this is encoded by the exons ATGaatgaagaaaacatagatgGAACAAATGGATGCAGTAAAGTCCGAACTGGTACTCAGAATGAAGCGGCATTACTTGCTTTGATGGAAAAGACTGGTTACAACATGGttcaagaaaatgggcagaggaaatTTGGTGGTCCTCCTCCAG GTTGGGAAGGTCCGCCTCCACCTAGAGGCTGTGAAGTTTTTGTAGGAAAAATACCTCGTGATATGTATGAAGATGAGTTAGTTCCTGTATTTGAAAGAGCTGGGAAGATATATGAATTTCGACTTATGATGGAATTTAGTGGTGAAAATCGAGGTTATGCTTTTGTGATGTATACTACGAAAGAAGAAGCCCAGTTAGCCATCAGAATTCTTAATAATTATGAGATTCGACCAGGGAAGTTTATTGGTGTGTGTGTAAGCTTGGATAACTGCAGATTATTCATTGGAGCTAttccaaaggaaaagaagaaggaagaaattttgGATGAAATGAAGAAAGTTACAGAAGGAGTTGTAGATGTCATCGTTTATCCAAGTGCAACTGATAAGACCAAAAATCGGGGTTTTGCATTTGTTGAATATGAATCTCACAGAGCTGCTGCTATGGCTAGGAGAAAGCTAATTCCAG GCACCTTCCAGCTCTGGGGCCATACTATTCAGGTGGACTGGGCTGACCCAGAGAAGGAGGTTGATGAGGAAACCATGCAGAGAGTTAAGGTTCTCTATGTACGAAATTTAATGATCTCAACTACAGAGGAAACAATTAAAGCCGAATTCAATAAATTCAAACCTGGTGCAGTTGAACGAGTAAAGAAACTTAGAGATTATGCTTTTGTTCACTTTTTCAACCGAGATGATGCTGTGTCTGCTATGTCTGTTATGAATGGAAAATGCATTGATGGAGCAAGTATTGAGGTAACACTGGCAAAACcagtaaataaagaaaacacttgGAGACAGCATCTTAATGGTCAGATTAGCCCCAATTCTGAAAACCTGATTGTGTTTGCTAACAAAGAAGAGAGCTACCCAAAAACTCTAGGCAAGCCACTAACTCTTCCAGCTCGTCTCAATGGCCAGCATAGCCCAAGCCCCACTGAAATTGAAAGATGCGCTTACCCATTTTATCCTGGAACAAAGCTTACTCCAATTAGTATGTATTCTTTAAAATCTAATCATTTCAATTCTGCAGTAATGCATTTGGATTATTACTGCAACAAAAATAATTGGGCACCACCAGAATATTATTTATATTCAACAACAAGTCAAGATGGGAAAGTACTCTTGGTGTATAAAATTGTCATTCCTGCTATTGCAAATGGATCCCAGAGCTACTTCATGCCAGACAAACTCTGCACTACGTTAGAAGATGCAAAGGAACTGGCGGCCCAGTTTACATTACTTCATTTGg